A DNA window from Macadamia integrifolia cultivar HAES 741 chromosome 4, SCU_Mint_v3, whole genome shotgun sequence contains the following coding sequences:
- the LOC122076243 gene encoding glucan endo-1,3-beta-glucosidase 12-like, translating to MCNIQAALVKYKLDSSVKVSSTIALSALQNSYPSSAGSLKKELIEPVIKPMLEFLQETGLYHMVNAYPFFAYSANANVISLDYALFRNNFVVVDSGNGLRYYSILDAQINVVFAVMSALKYDYVSLMVMEIGWPSKGDKNETWRVR from the coding sequence ATGTGCAACATTCAGGCCGCGCTTGTCAAATACAAACTTGATTCTTCTGTTAAGGTGTCATCAACCATAGCCCTCAGTGCTCTCCAGAATTCGTACCCGTCTTCTGCGGGATCTTTAAAAAAGGAGCTCATTGAACCAGTCATCAAACCCATGCTGGAATTTCTGCAGGAGACTGGGTTGTATCACATGGTGAATGCTTACCCTTTCTTCGCCTACTCTGCCAACGCCAACGTTATCTCACTCGATTACGCTCTGTTTAGGAACAACTTCGTCGTGGTTGACTCAGGCAATGGGTTACGTTACTACAGTATATTAGACGCACAAATCAATGTGGTGTTCGCTGTCATGTCGGCTTTGAAGTATGACTATGTCAGTTTGATGGTGATGGAGATCGGATGGCCGTCCAAAGGTGACAAGAATGAGACATGGCGAGTGAGGTAA